The sequence below is a genomic window from Gouania willdenowi chromosome 12, fGouWil2.1, whole genome shotgun sequence.
ACTAGATTTTGAGGGCGTAGCGCAGCGTATAAGTACAAACGACCTGCTGGAGCGTGACGAGGACGAACGGGACGATCAGGACGATCAGGTAAATCTCATGAGATGTTTTGAACTCTATTGGTTTGAGTGACTTTTGTATACTGTATGCTTTTTTTTCCATAACCTTTTATATGTTATCATTCTAGATGCCAAGAAAGACGACTTTCAAGAACTGGAAGCTAAAACTGGGCTCTATCGGAAGAGTGGAGTCATCTCTCATCCCCACAAGGAGGTGAGTTTGACTTTTTGGTCGCTGTAACATCCAAAATCATCTCATTTAAATCCTGCCACTAAGTTGAACTTCAGGGGTCGACGATAATCGTCCTCCTTCCACGTGTGATATGATAATCGATATGCTGAATAGAAGCTAAATATtgattttccatttatttatttatctttgtttGCATTTCTTGTATTAGGTTGACAATACATGTTGCACAGTCTCTTTGTGAaaactatgcatgttttatattGCAATTAATACATGTGTAAATGTATTATATTGCATATTTGTGACCATTACCAGCCAGTGTCAAGAAAGGCAGGGCAGTGCTACACCTGAGTTTATGTCGTTAGATTTTGATGACACATTATAAAGAAATGAATTACTATGATGAAAAACCATCCCTACTAGCTTATCTGACTTTTGAAAATGCCTAACTTTGACTTTATGCactttttgttcagtgtttcTTCTCAGACAGTCTATGTTAAATTATGTGAAACCGACACTAAATTAATTTTTCATCTTATTCCATAATTTCTccttctttgttgttttttcttctttttttaaaaaaattattctgttttatattgtcttgcactgtttttttgttgttgtttttttattgtaaagtgtccttgggtagCCTGAAATGtgcctttaaaataaaatgtattattattattattattattattattattattattattattattattattattattatcattattattattattattattattattattattattattattattattattattgtttcttcaGTGGTTCAGAGTTAATGTACATTATGTGACTTTGGGAGGAATtacattttcaacctttttatcTCTTATACTCAAACAATCAATGAAAAACCTTCTTCCTCATAAAATAAGCTTCATACGCAACCAttaaaaaatctcaaaaatacCTTTTTACTCCCtaaatttcataattttttttcctccaaagcCAACGGATGCAGTCGCCTGAGAAAAACTCTGCCCGGAGACGACTAAGCCAGCTGTTCAAGAGAAAGAAAACTCCTGCTTAGGTCAGCGTCATGCTTCCCGTTACTGCTGAGGTTTCCACCCTGAGACCGTTTCCTCCATTTAAAAAGTCTCAACCATGACTCATCATCTGATATGTTGATGTTTCTTAACAGGGACAAATTATAGGTGCTGGGAGTAgagtttatttgtttcattaacCCAGCTGTAGATGAAAATGAAAGTGTATTATAGgctaatgtaaatacagtgtaACAACAATAAATATCACTAAAAGTGTAAACTTTATATGCATGAAATGCTGTCTGtgtagattaaataaataaacagcttttataaataatatatacatcCATCCTCTTCTAATCAGATatgtttttgtaaacaaaaaacacaaacctttttacatattttataagaAATGTATCCAGTTTTGtgctttctgttgcactttgtcatcattatttatttcCTGCACTTTATGTCATGTGTTTCTGTACCATATTTGACCATTTCCTATTTAGGATTAGTGTATATAGTGTAATGTAATAGAGTATCCatctatgttttatttttttatgccttttttGAGGACCAAACCTGATGTTTCTGATGCTGCTGAACCGGATTCTCGGAAAACTCTTTGTCACTAaagaaaagtcacaaaagaatTTATAGAGCATAATATGAGATTACATAcacattattataataaatgttcatgctgttatttattttgtcctgGCAAGTTATTGTCTTAACAAAGGTTTTCAACACACCCATTTATCCATTCACTCAATCATACCTGTTGTTCCAGTTCAGGAAAAAATTGAACTTCTTTACTCAGATTACTTTAATAGCTTACTAACAGGTAGGCCGTAGACAAGCTACCAATTCATTAGGGGACTAAGACACTTATTTACTGTTTTGGTGAATTTAATGACACAATGTGACGCttactttttacagtaataGGTGGGAACCACAGTTCCCCAAGAAATAGTTCCACCAATACTAACCAGAACCCAAGAACGTCTCGTTGTGAGATGAtgatgcaaaaacaaaaaaaactaaagtttcaAGAACTGAATAAAACAATAGGTTTATGCTTTGCAAGCCTGCTAAATGGCTTTGAATCATGTATTAAAAAcgtaaatgcttttattttgaaaaatctgaaGTTGTAgctatgcatttttttttaatttttaaagctgctaaaGACAACGTAGTGTCatagaacaataataataataataataataaaaaaaataatttacttacAAACGgatgtaaaaggttaaaattgacaCTCAAAAGCCTACTTTGATCTCCACTATAAACAGTCGGTTTGTTGACATGCTgaaaaagttttgcgcattgcattgtgggatgtggagtcctgtagatggatgcatagaagtgtttttacttccatCTTTCTCTCATTTGTTGTGTTAGCCCCCAataactctgccaaagtgactttccaacacatttctggtgttttttttcactgaatAAAAGTTGCGGTAAAAACAATGGGGGATATTTATACGTCCATCAATgacctccttgtctggcaaaaatACAACTTAGACATAAACCTTTATATCATAAACATCATTATACATGAGAGCTGCCATATATTTTCTTAGTGCTGTTTCCACATATAACATTTCTTTAGCCAAAAGCTCAGTTTGGTATAGGATGGAAAACATTCTGTTTAAGTTTGTATTAGAGACATGACACACCATAAAATATTAAGACAGCTGTGCAGGAAAATAACAATTACAGGCCtgagagtgattttttttcttatttatttgatCTTTATTCACCTATGTTTGGGGGATAGACATCCCCTGGCATTCCCATGTAAAGACATGTCAATGACAAACACATCCAACCAAACAAGAGAGGGTGAATTATATTCCAGtccatacataaaatacatttatttactatttattgaACCAATCCACCGCCAGCCGTCAGTCCCACACAGCAACCGTCTGTGCTCTTAAATATATAGTGATAACACCTATAGAGGGATTGATTCACTCTTTGTGTGAGAGAAAGAGGTGTAGCAGAGAGGGTTCCAGCTTATAGACGAAAACATTGGTGTTGGTGTTGGTGGAGTCATGCCTTGTAGCAGCCCTCTTATTTACATGATTCCACAGGAGGACAATGGGTTGGCAATCTGGCAGGTGCAGGCTGACTGGCAGTATTGACGCACAGTCTGGTAGCAGCTGCGGTCGGCCTCTCCGCCCCACTGCACGGGCCCGTTGGGATCAGAGGGCAAGCGGCTCAGGATGCTGGTGTTGATGGCAAGGGCAGCCAATCCGTAGTCGGTGAACAGCACTGTCTCACGTCGGCATGTGGGGCAGGAGATGAACTTGTACTTGGGACAGGATTCATAGAGGATCTGCAGGCACTCCTCACACACCGAGTGCAGGCAGGAGAGGATGCGTGGGCGCTTCCCGGCAAAGTTGTAGGTGTGACCGCAGGTGGGGCAATCCAGAGGCTCGCAGGGCATGATGGGCCcagaggaagaggatgaggaggacGAGGTGGAGGACGAACGCAGCACGTACTGGTTGACGATGACATCTTCCATCTTGTAGTGGAACTGGTGGTAGCAGATTTCGTTGGCACTGGTTTTGCGCTGAGCTAGGAAGCTTTGCTCTCTGCGTGTGATGGGGGCTGGCGAGGACACCTTAGGCCTGGAAGAACCCGTCATGTCCAGTGTCAGGTCGCTGCAGGCCTGATTGACAATAATCTCACCCTCGCCTCCGCCATCCCATGCCACTCTAGGGGGCGGGGCATAGCGTGGCTGGGTGACGGGAACAGGGCACTCCCGGGAGAACTTTTCCGACTGGATGATCTTGACGGTGTCCATGGGGATGGTGACGGGCTGACGCCTGAGGCAGGACATTCGTACAACTATAGAGTCAGAGGATAGAGAGGGAGCTGTGGCTTGAATCAGTGCTGGACGCCCCTGTTTGGTTCTGATCAAGGGGAGAAAGATCAGGCACCTTCAAAAGTCAGCCATTACAGGGAACATGAGGACGGATCATTGCCTCCATGTTTCCTTCAGTATTTCCTCAGGGTAGGATCTATATAGTCAGCCTGAGTCTTTATGAGGTGGACACAGATAAAGGAGCTTAGCCAGAGCACCACAATCAGCACCTCTTATGTTCACTGCTCTTATGCACAGATGATTTAACAGTCCAGCTTATGACCAGTGTTGTCGATCTAAAGGGATCTTTTTCAAATCAATGGCAACTTGCAGCACATAAAGCTGCACAGGATCAGTCGGACGTTAAGCACAAAGATTTGTTGTCACTCAGTGAAAACACCAATAAATAATCTCATATGCACACACAAATGTTGACATATACACTCAGGGTGTTGGTGTGATGGATGTTTGCATTTACAAGGTAGGAGGTTTGTTCACAGAAGATTAAGTTAAGGTCCCAAAGGTAGAGTTCACAGCTGTCAAGGGAAACTCTTCTCTTATCCTCTCAGAAAGATGATTATCTTTCTGTTTTTGGCAAACACAAGTGCTCGGAAAAGAAGGAAGAACCTTCTCAATCCAGTTTGGTCAGATGACCCCTAGTGACCCCTGTTGGTAGGAATGAGGGAGGATGTCCTTCTTGTTGTTGGAGGAGCTCCTCCAGACGTCAAATGCTCCTGAATTCCTCAGAGGTGGGAGTGAAGAATGTTTGGAAGTTCAGACCTCCATCGGAGCAGGAGGGATGACGGTTGGTAGCAGTTCAAGTAGGATTCCGGTCCATCTATCTGTTAAAGAACAGATCAAAGAAGAATTTGTGTCAGAGGTTTTTTTAACTTGACGATGCAAAATATTCAGAGGTAAACAAAAGCTTTTATAAAATTGAATAATACAGAATCAAATTCTATCCTTTAGGGGTCACCACAGCAAGTCATCCCCCGCCCATCTTCTCCTATCTCTTTTAACCAAACAACCATCAACCATCATTTTGTCCTTCCTCCCTACATCCAGAAGACTTCTCTGTGATATTCCTCTTTTTTATTGCTGCGACATAATTTGTCCAATATTACCATCATCTCGCCTCTGCACATGCCCAAAATCAACATCTCTGCCACCAGTTCAGACTTCCCCTATCTTTTACAATATATTGAATATAATGAACTGAGCCTGAGAGGGAGAAAACTAATGCAGTGCCAGTGGTGTCTTCCTTAATTGgtctttttctgcttttgttggtcttatgtataaatatatattgagtaCCATCTTTGCAAGGGAATCGTATTGACCAGTACTTCTTACGAAGCAACCAGTCAAATCAAAGGCCAAAGACAGAGTGTGAAAGGGCCCAAAGCTGCAGAAAGGAGAGAGTGGGAAACAGTTATGGGAtgcaagctcaggcttgatcaccctgtagctgaccacttttgatgagggtgtctagtgttaaaaaggccgaaacaccccctgattcaaaggaacactacaGATGTTGCGTGCCAAATATTACATCCTTCCCATATGTGACACACAGCTCTCACTTTATtctcaaatggtaaacctcatgctactaccatcttttggcacaaaagGACAATTTAACATCATGActtgtttatatgtatatgtgcAGAGAGAATGAGAAGGATTCCTTCCTCCCTGAGGTGTGCCTAATTTCCGAATTACCACCAATCACTATTTAAGAGAATGGTTAATGGGTTACTTTAttggttttggtttttaattgttttgtttgttttttttttccctattttgttagtttttcagTTCAGCTTCCAGATTATTTCTTTAACAAAATGGTGAGAATTCTCTTCAGAGACCCTTAAGACTGGAGCTTAGTAGGTTGAGGGTTTAAACCCACAGCCTACTTTGTTAAAGGCGGTGATGCTCCCCACTTTTCTACTGAGTAGTCAAAAT
It includes:
- the rnf208 gene encoding RING finger protein 208, translated to MSCLRRQPVTIPMDTVKIIQSEKFSRECPVPVTQPRYAPPPRVAWDGGGEGEIIVNQACSDLTLDMTGSSRPKVSSPAPITRREQSFLAQRKTSANEICYHQFHYKMEDVIVNQYVLRSSSTSSSSSSSSGPIMPCEPLDCPTCGHTYNFAGKRPRILSCLHSVCEECLQILYESCPKYKFISCPTCRRETVLFTDYGLAALAINTSILSRLPSDPNGPVQWGGEADRSCYQTVRQYCQSACTCQIANPLSSCGIM